The Felis catus isolate Fca126 chromosome X, F.catus_Fca126_mat1.0, whole genome shotgun sequence genome includes a region encoding these proteins:
- the LOC101082378 gene encoding melanoma-associated antigen B10-like, with product MPRGQKSKLRAREKRRRQAPEKPQDLVSAQATTAVGEVFPSLCCPHFNSSPTAGSYRAPQERQRATATTTTPVALSYTKSNEAANNRGEERPRSSQVQPTALPFQRDLLDEKVVLLVHYLLRKYQKKELITKAGMLRNVIQMYRNQFHETLKRASDHLELVFGLDLKEADPNRHIYVLVNKLEPSYDAVLSDHGGVPKTGLLMTILGVIFTNRNRAMEEQVWQTLNVMGLYEGRQHFIFGEPRKLITKDFVKDKYLEYRQVSNSDPPRYEFLWGPRAHAETSKMRVLEFLAKVHDTVPSAFPAWYEEALRDEEERARARAAARAHTAAMASARARALTSAHSKATTSARSRAKTSVCTKAMPAAPPTPNKV from the coding sequence ATGCCCCGGGGTCAGAAGAGTAAGCTCCGTGCTCGTGAGAAACGCCGCCGCCAGGCTCCAGAAAAGCCCCAGGATCTGGTGAGTGCTCAGGCTACTACAGCAGTGGGAGAAGTTTTCCCCTCCCTTTGCTGTCCTCATTTCAACAGCTCacctactgctgggtcatatcgTGCTCCCCAGGAGCGTCAGAGAGCCACAGCCACCACCACTACTCCTGTGGCTCTTTCATACACAAAATCGAATGAAGCTGCCAACAACCGAGGGGAGGAAAGGCCAAGATCCTCTCAGGTCCAGCCCACCGCTCTGCCCTTTCAGAGAGACCTGCTAGATGAGAAGGTGGTTTTGCTAGTGCACTATCTGCTGCGCAAATATCAAAAGAAAGAGCTCATTACCAAGGCGGGAATGTTGAGAAATGTAATCCAAATGTATAGGAACCAGTTCCATGAGACCCTCAAGAGAGCCTCTGACCACTTGGAGCTGGTTTTTGGTCTTGACTTGAAGGAAGCGGATCCCAACCGGCACATCTATGTCCTTGTGAACAAACTGGAACCAAGTTACGATGCAGTACTGAGTGATCACGGTGGTGTGCCCAAGACAGGCTTGCTGATGACTATTCTGGGTGTGATCTTCACAAATCGCAACCGTGCCATGGAGGAACAAGTCTGGCAAACATTGAATGTGATGGGGTTATACGAGGGGAGGCAGCACTTCATCTTTGGGGAGCCCAGGAAGCTCATCACCAAGGATTTTGTGAAAGATAAGTACCTGGAGTACCGGCAGGTGTCCAACAGCGACCCTCCGCGCTATGAGTTCCTGTGGGGCCCCAGAGCCCACGCCGAGACCAGCAAGATGAGAGTCCTGGAGTTTCTAGCCAAAGTTCACGATACCGTCCCCAGTGCTTTCCCAGCCTGGTATGAAGAGGCTttgagagatgaagaagagcgagcccgagcccgagccgcAGCCAGGGCTCATACTGCTGCCATGGCCAGTGCACGTGCCAGGGCCTTGACCAGTGCACATTCCAAGGCCACGACCAGTGCCCGCTCCAGGGCCAAAACCAGTGTGTGCACCAAGGCCATGCCAGCAGCTCCTCCCACCCCTAATAAAGTCTGA